The window TCTACTATTTCCTCCACCTTCTGTGGTTTAACAGTTCCAATTTTCGGCCACTCTTTTTTAACGTCACTTTCACTCTTACTTTCTTCGACCTCATCTTTTGGATCCCATTTTGATTGCAAAAACTTTCTTAGGTTTCGATCCGTTTCTCTAGTAGTTTTCCCATCCATAGCATTCATGAATTCATTTAAGTATATTTTTGCTTCAAGATATGGAATACCCATATCTTGAATAATCCCTCTTACCTTATTTGCACTCAGGGAACCAATCGCAGGATAAACTTCCTTCTTATTTTCTTCTTTTACTTCAGTTGTCTCACTATCAATTTGAGAGGAAATTCCTTTTAATTCTCTTATTTTTGTTTCTTTTGGGTTTACTTTTTTAGCAGTTTCATCTTTCTTATTGTTCACCCCTAGCTTACTTTGCTCTTCAGGGGTTAATTCAGGTATCTTCACTTCATGTAATTGGATATCTTTTCTTTCAGGCCACGGATGATGATTTCTCCATCCGGGATTTTCTTTGTCCTTAATCGTTTGAGCGATAAAGGCTTCTTTTACTTCACCGTTTACAGTTAACCTACAAACAGCATGGAATCTCTTCATTTGAAGAATATCGTCCGTCCCAATCCGTACTCTGTCTTGGTCCTCATCACGCAAACCAATGAAATTACTGTAAAGTTGAGCAAAAGACTTCGCCCAAGCATCTGCTTCATCCATATCATTGTTTCGGAATATAACTTTATGTCCAAATAGCTGTTTGAACACCTTCTGTAAATTCGGATCCTCAATGGATGAAAGGCTAAGTGTGGCTCCCGTTGTACGGGCTCCATATTTCCTAGATTCCTGCAAGATTTCCTTGAGAGCATCGTTTGCGTATCCGTGCATCTCGTCCAAAAATAGATTCACTTGAACCCGTTCTTCTTGAGGAATGTCAGCTTGTGAGGAAATAGCCTGAAATAGAAGACTCATCAGCATATTACACATGAGCATACTGGTCTCTTGGCCAACTTCATTCTTACCCGTATACAAGATGATAGCAGCCTTTTCTTCTCTAATGATTTTCCGTAAAGTAAGCGGCGACGGATGACAGAGAATCTTTTCTACTCGTTCGCTGGCTAAGAGAGTATTGTATTTATTGAGAATCGGAGCCACCTTATTAACGTAAGTGTTATGTGACTCTCTAAGGTTTGAAAATTGTGTCGTCCAATACTTCTTAATACTGCTACCATCCGGTAGATCATTCATTACGCTCTCTCGAAAATCATCATCGACTAACATATCACGCATGTGCCGAAAATCAATAACAGGTATGGCACGCTTCCATCGATCATGAGTATCACGAACTTTTCTTAGAGCCAGAAAACTCTGTTGAAGAAAATCCCCTGACTGATCCCCGACAGCAGATCTCCCGTAAGCTGTTCTAAACGAAGATAGGAGGTTCCCTGATAAAGTATCTGCCTGAACCCCATCGTCTGCAAGAACGTTTAATCCATAATCACTGGGACGAGATAAATCAATCACATAAGTTTTCTTATCAGGAGGAATTCGATCCAAGAAGGCTTCGGCATCACCTCGGTCATGGATCACGATCACAGAGGATTGCTCTGGATCTTTTAAAACTGGAGCAGCATAATCCGTCATAGCCTTCGTCTTCCCCGATCCATGGAGACCAATAAACAACATATTTAAATATCGATCTATTTCTAGAATAGAAATGGGCTTTCCATTCTCTGCAATCATGAAAGAATCAGCTTTATTGTCAGGAATACCCGTTGGTAGAGGAACACGTCGAGAAGCAGATCGTTCTAACCCCGATACCCTCAAACGCATAGACGGCAACTGCAACAAAGTAGCAAGATGGAACGAAGATAATTTAACTTTTGGACCTAATAAAATCGAAGGCATTGCCGCTTCCATCCACCAGCGCCACCAAAACCGCTTCATTGCGGATCGCAGCAACCAATTAGGAAGTAATTCAGGAATCAATCTGTTTTCTGACGAAGCCTCGGCCATGGATCCAATAACAGACTGTCTAGCCTCTTTTGATACAGAAACAATCCGAACTTCGCATTTAAATAATCCTTTTCCTCGATTCTCAAAACTCGCCTTTAGCTCCTTCTGTCGCCCCATACCTAATCCGCTACCCGAATCCCCTTCCTCTTCTTGGTTGTATTTCATTTCGAATTCATCATGCAATTTAATCAATTTATTCTGTCTATGAAGTGATAAAGGTGTCATCACAACTTGGAACTTCACATCCTCTTCTATGTTATCCAGCGAAGCAAAGAATGCCTCAGATATTGATTTCTGATAGTTTTTTAAGCTCTGCAAAGGATAAATCCAATCTCGCTGTAGACGTAGTTGCAAATACTCTTTCGGCACAGGTTCATTTTTTCTCCGCTCGATAGTCTCAAATCGGATATTCTGATACACAGACTGCAAACTACTACATATTTGATCCAAGATCGGTCCCGGTGCTGAAAGATGAATATACTTCTGTCCACTTCGTTGTCCTTGTTCCCAAACGAAATGATGAAAGCCTGTAAACCATCCTGTAAGAGGAAATCTTGTAAGAAGCATCCCATTAACAGAATCAATAAACTTCGCGACTTCGAACGGATCTGTCGTATCATCCCTACTCAATATGACTTTTCTTGTTTCGATGATCGAATAACGATGCAAGTAAAAATAAAATTGAAACCCTACCATCAAAATCCATATAAAGAAAGGAATGGCGAGAAGAACAGCTAACCCAATGAGAATAGTATCCAAATTAATCATAAAGCTTTCCCACAAACCAAAAAAAACATAGTTATATTTATTCCAAAACGACCAAAATAACCCGATAACTGCTACTAGTAATACCAATATACCTTCAATTTGACCATTTTTAGCTGATTTGCTCATTTCATCATCTCCTTGGGCAATCCGTATTTCATTATCAAACCTGAAACATGAATCAACCAAATATTAGCTGACTTACGAATATCTATTGGATGAAAACGTCCTTCAAGTATCCTTTGACGGATACCACGTATCCTCCAAACATTCTCTGCTTCT is drawn from Mechercharimyces sp. CAU 1602 and contains these coding sequences:
- a CDS encoding type IV secretory system conjugative DNA transfer family protein, producing MSKSAKNGQIEGILVLLVAVIGLFWSFWNKYNYVFFGLWESFMINLDTILIGLAVLLAIPFFIWILMVGFQFYFYLHRYSIIETRKVILSRDDTTDPFEVAKFIDSVNGMLLTRFPLTGWFTGFHHFVWEQGQRSGQKYIHLSAPGPILDQICSSLQSVYQNIRFETIERRKNEPVPKEYLQLRLQRDWIYPLQSLKNYQKSISEAFFASLDNIEEDVKFQVVMTPLSLHRQNKLIKLHDEFEMKYNQEEEGDSGSGLGMGRQKELKASFENRGKGLFKCEVRIVSVSKEARQSVIGSMAEASSENRLIPELLPNWLLRSAMKRFWWRWWMEAAMPSILLGPKVKLSSFHLATLLQLPSMRLRVSGLERSASRRVPLPTGIPDNKADSFMIAENGKPISILEIDRYLNMLFIGLHGSGKTKAMTDYAAPVLKDPEQSSVIVIHDRGDAEAFLDRIPPDKKTYVIDLSRPSDYGLNVLADDGVQADTLSGNLLSSFRTAYGRSAVGDQSGDFLQQSFLALRKVRDTHDRWKRAIPVIDFRHMRDMLVDDDFRESVMNDLPDGSSIKKYWTTQFSNLRESHNTYVNKVAPILNKYNTLLASERVEKILCHPSPLTLRKIIREEKAAIILYTGKNEVGQETSMLMCNMLMSLLFQAISSQADIPQEERVQVNLFLDEMHGYANDALKEILQESRKYGARTTGATLSLSSIEDPNLQKVFKQLFGHKVIFRNNDMDEADAWAKSFAQLYSNFIGLRDEDQDRVRIGTDDILQMKRFHAVCRLTVNGEVKEAFIAQTIKDKENPGWRNHHPWPERKDIQLHEVKIPELTPEEQSKLGVNNKKDETAKKVNPKETKIRELKGISSQIDSETTEVKEENKKEVYPAIGSLSANKVRGIIQDMGIPYLEAKIYLNEFMNAMDGKTTRETDRNLRKFLQSKWDPKDEVEESKSESDVKKEWPKIGTVKPQKVEEIVEKIGISYEKAIPLLLEADKEIQERKAAGETIKSQPEIIRQKLRQPKNESA